catgagcgctcagtatcagttgtgcatcgacaGATTGTGATTCCCTCGAtaaggtgcgagatgtgatttctatgtgttgatgttgggccaatctagaggacttgaggccgggtttcgactgtagcttgagcactgaggtgttgattgtgtgagcacatgcTTGTGAACTTATATGTCCGGTAGTATCCCTGTTAGTGGAAATGGTGGCTGGATGGAtacatgatgagtatgatgtgaccgcgagatgagttcatatgatttgaatgtgacgagaaggtactgctgaaggtttcacctatttgagactctgGGTATGTTtttagactcgttcgaggactaacatttgtttaagagggggaggatgtaacgacccggacAGTCattctgagagttatagccccgttttccccatttctgtttctttatgtgttgttctaCTATGTTGAGTTATATCGATTTAGTAGGTTTGGGTTCGAAGTAGTTTTGGAGTAAAATGatcacttagtctcttagttagaaaactaaattagaaaagtcaatcagaagttgacttatgagtaattGAATTCgtatttggatttttatgattcagTTAGCTTCGTTGAGTGATTTTAGACTTAGTAGTGTgtccggaatgtaatttggaggtccgtggtagaattaggcttgaattggcgaaatttagaaatttggcgattttggtcGGTAGTGAAAAATTAGgtatcgaggtcggaatggaattctggaagttggagtaggttcgtagtgtaatttgtgacgtgtgtgcaaaatttgaggttattcggacgtggtttgattggtTTCGGCGTCGTTggcgagttttggaagtttagaagtttttaggcttgaattcgaggttgatttggtgttttggtattgttttggatgtttcgaaggttcgactaagtttcgTACTGATATATGAGTTGTTAGAGTTattagttgaggtcccgagggcctcgggtgtgtttcggatatGTTTGGGTCATGTTGCGCTCGTTTGTCTTATGTTTCGATGTCGTTTCTTaaagcataaatgatatcatattgaacaaatgagctccaatttctttttttattcaAGCACTAGCTCTGTATCACAATTACAACCCCGTagaaaaaagaatcatcgaatttgaaCATCGTATGAGGAATTTATGGTTATTTTACTAAGAATAAGGTTGCtatatttttcagattaattacggaATTGCCACTGacggcgtatttaaaaatctgcactatttgcaaatattgaaaccaacatatctcatttattataaggtcaaattgagtgattcaaaagtcTAACTTGAatagaatttcacaaggaatccattaaAGGCATAAAAAGTGAGTTCCGGGATCGTTTGACATAAGAAATGAGGCAGAATAGCTGACATAAAATTATATAAAACAAGAAtttgttcattcggtcatattttgagttgaggAGCACaaatttgggtgattttggaggcTATTTTCACCGTATAGATTAGGGTAAGTGTTATCTACTCGGTtttagttatatttcatgaatccatcttcgttttttggatttgattgatgatttcaaagtgaaattgagtgagttagggcttgagttttggagagttttaggtagggatttgagggaccaaacggagtccaattttgataaattttatatggttagactcgggagGACGAGGTTTATTAGTCTACCATTTTCGattgatttcgagacgtgggtctGGGGACGAGTTTTGGCCAGTTTcggatttttggcatattttgttatttttattgtGGAATTCAATTCTTTAGCACATGTTGATGATATTAATCTGATTATAGTTAGATTCAGAGATATTGGAAACTGAGTCTAGAGACGAGGGCATCTCGAAGTGGGATTTCACGTTGTTAATTAGGTAAGTAACAATTTTAACTCTGGCCTTAGGGGTATAAACCTAGAGAATTTGATATTATGTGATTGTTTGGAGGTGATACCCacgctaggtgatgggcgtgtgggtgtATACCTCGAGGGATTAAGCCTTGGTCCGTCCCGTAAGGCCTTATGGCCATCATCTGTGTTTATGTAGTACTTGTTGTCGAACTTGTctgccttcatgttagagatcaacaacaacaacaacaacgacccagtataatcccacaagtggggtctggggagggtaatatgtacgcagaccttacccctaccccgaagggtagagaggctgtctccaggagaccctcggcttaaaaaaaaattattgtacatgtttacccCAGTCTCTGTTATTTGCAAATATGTTGTGATACTTAATGTGGGTTGTgttcccttatttgttgatgatggtgaggctagtgaggtacatgattgagtaaggccgagggcttggTTGTggggatattaataccatagtgcgtgagttgtccgtgtagcaCGTGACCTGACCTTGCGGGTCCAagtattgataccatagcgcgtgagttgccTATGCAGCAtatgagttgaccgtgcggatccaggtattgatatgatggcacgTGAGCTGTCAGTGCTTAGCActtgggctttgggagcccctccggagtctattcACATCCCAGTGAGCGCAGAGTGTTGATTgtgttgagtgttgagtgtgagtgATGAGTGATAGAGTAACACTGCTGCAaggttgtatttatttatgtttttgctgcatttatctattaaatttttttgtggcatttactgagttatggaatttacctatttatttttaaattgtgaaaataaaaaatttcactgttttacttagctcgtcactactgctaagttccttagttatttctgttactactgagtcGGTTTTACTCATACTATAcactgcactttatgtgcagatctaggtgagTTAGAGCCCGCCGATTGTTGAGTTCAGGTCTGCTAtctgtggagattgcaaggtagctgctagtgtctgcaggaccttgttactcctcttgtcatttcttcttttggacagttagacagtttatatatcttagtttatagttttagatgctcatgacttagtgacaccccgatgtccgGGGCTCGTTTCtatatttttctatattatacttagagttgatttagtttatgaaaaATTTAAATGTTGAAAATGTTATTAATTTCTTATAATCGATTTAGTAGTAACATTTTGGGAAATAGGCTTGCCTTatatcacgataggcgccatcacgaccatggtCAGATTGTGGGTCATGACATCGGGGCTCCACACCAAACGCTCACACCAGTCTAACAACGTCATACAAACTTTCTCGCATAGTCGGAACACCGAAATAACATCAAAAAGCACGAATCGGATGCCAAAACGCATGAATTAGCTAACGAactcaaaaacttctaaaaacacTTTCGCGCgtccgattcctatcaaatcaactcgaaatgaCGACAAATTTTGTGTGCacgtcttaaatgacattacaaaACTATTTCCGATCTTAAAATCCTGTTTGGACCTTgatatcaccaaaacccgctccaaaccaaatttaaagaacttctaaaatcttcaagaaccaactttccctattaggcgccaaaacgctcccggatcgtccaaaacccgatccgaacacacgcccaacttcaaaatcatcatacgaacctattggaatcgtcaaatcccaattttgaggtcgtttacccaaaatgttgaacgtaatcaaacttggccttttaagccaaccttaaggagcCAAGTGTTTCGATTTAACCCGAACTCTCCGAactcccgaactaaccatccccgcaagtcataaatcagtaaaataaagtacgggaagtcttatttaagggaacggggttctaaaaagtATAACTACCGGTCGAGTCATTACAATAAAGAGATTTGGAGCGAAATTAAATAAAATacggaagaaaaagaaaggaaaataaaataattaaaaagagaGGGAACACCCTTTAGGTTTTGTTCCCCAAGTGGAAGACAAAAGAATAAGGTATAAGAATGCAAATAAAAAATGCAGCAAAGAGGAATTGCAAAATCGTCAGTGCTTTCTGCGCCAGGGTCAGCTCTAGGCGCTGGTCTGGACGCTCTAAGCGGAGACTTTTCCTATTTCGTCCAGAACAATGTTATTTCGATCATATATGGTCCCAACTCGTATAAAAGGGGTACTAAACATATTTTAGAGGAGAAGGATGTTTTTGAGAGGAAAAGACAAGCATATAGCCTCCATGGAGGCCGagtttcatcttttcttccaccAAAATTTTTGTAATATTATatttctttgtatgatttgttaTTTGGATACCATGTCTATTTGGAGCTAAACATAACTTTCTAGGGTTGTTGTTCTTTCATGAATATATTGTtattcgaatattgattttgattttttgatttgtcatattagtttatttattcaatcctgcacttaattatttgattgcttaattaccaattgaatactatctacgaatctagaattgaactcgaaatgggaattcttgattgcatataggattgagtagagaAAGTTCTTGAACCTGAGCATCAGGGAACGGATTCGCAAtaaggatagacatatacctaattgccttgcttggttgatttgcaggaattataaatgtgttcttgttagttctaattccatagacatatatgtgttaggttagcttgaataggtgaGCAAGAACTCgatagattcttatgagcaatattaaccatgttaaccaataaactagataaattagttagtcaattcaattgaaggGTACAATAGGAATGTTAGATAGCCTATAACCCAAGATCGTTTTCATTACATTGATAATATAAAAATCTACTCTTCCTCTGTTTAAATTTCATtagttattttctttttagtttaattACTTTGACATCACTACTTTTGGATTTGATCCTTGTTTAGATATTtagatagtctaatttagttaataattaatcacaagtcctcgtgggttcAACATCCGACTTCTAGTCACTTTGTTACTTGACGACTGCATATACTTGTGTGTGTGTTTAGCTGCAACACCTGATATCCGCAAAACTCAGGTTgtcgtgcaccaacaatatggtgaAATATGAGGCCTACATCTTGGGACTCAAGTTGGCCATTGagatgaacgttcaggagttgctggtaatCGGATATTCAAATCTATTGGTGCACCAGGTTCTAGGAGAATGGGCTACTAAGAATACCAAAATATTGTCGTACTTGCATTGTGTACAAGAGCTGatcaagaggttcacaaagatagagttaaAACATGTTCcaagaattcagaatgagtttgcaaATGCATTAGCCACCttgtcttccatgatacaacacccag
This genomic stretch from Nicotiana sylvestris chromosome 9, ASM39365v2, whole genome shotgun sequence harbors:
- the LOC138878028 gene encoding uncharacterized protein is translated as MVKYEAYILGLKLAIEMNVQELLVIGYSNLLVHQVLGEWATKNTKILSYLHCVQELIKRFTKIELKHVPRIQNEFANALATLSSMIQHPDKKKIIDPIPIGIHKLPAYCAHVEE